The Lolium rigidum isolate FL_2022 chromosome 2, APGP_CSIRO_Lrig_0.1, whole genome shotgun sequence genomic interval tggatttcaagagagtcttctctctctatttgaccctttttctcaagaatatcactttgttgagctatacgaaccatgagatttgaaacatgctttttagtgttaccttgtaggttgagaatgaaatcatcaaactctagcatttcttgtttcacttttagactagcatcatcaacccctagatcactagatatgttaggcatagaggggctaagagatgatacctcggaggatttagacatgagacaactttcttcctccacatgaatgacctcattgggggattcacttggtgatgaagagttagtggagagggaggcaagagcgaccaatccattagaggttgcatcttcttcatcatccatatcatctccggaggtatattcttcttgagttgatagcacaatagatgtgtccaaggaggaccttgccatgaagcaatgtgcattcttgatacgaggattctcattgggggactcaaagagagatgaagagggaatgttggtagtggcaatggcggccacttcctttgagctttcttctccttcatcaccactagaactttcaacttcatcggatgaatattcttcccttgttactagcacaactcttgagggcctcttgcccttcttggtcttgttgttgtagaatttcttgttgggggcttttgaatatttgccctttgtgtctttgctcttgtccttgggaatgagcctcccattatgaagctctctattctcataggggcattcggcaatgaagtggcgtgtgtcatcacaattgtagcatgatcttgtctttggaccaaagctagtgaacccacttttgttgtttctcttgatgttgtcttccttggccttggagggatcaacccaaaaggactttgcatggaaggccatgtgatcatggtagtggcattgcaaatcttccggataggacatactccaagatgccctataagattcttgaggaatcagttcttcaacggagttgaccgccaaggcaaggttggaaccttttgtcatcccaagagctcgattgcgagaatcatgagaggtttcctcaagcaccttgagagcttgcatctcgtgcacgacttgttgagaggcgagagaggaatagcattccctccccacaagagtcttgacatcaatgggtacaaatggcatcatgcattcaatgtacttctccttgatccaagagtcattgatgtgggtggcaccaataagccggaaggcatcgacaacggtgagaagtcttccatacatgacttcatgatcttcatccggtagcctcatgaacccttcggctttattcttaagagcattatacttgttcctccttgtgctctcacttccaatgcaactagcggccaaaccatcccaagcttccttggcggtggtgtagttccgaacacgatgcaagtcctttgtccccacactagtttgaatcatgtgcaaggcagtgttgttgagttgactatcaaccgcttctcttctagtcaacttgtcggggttgtatggcttgaagccttccaagatgattctccaaagttcattggaggcactgcaaacatgagagcggaactcaaattgccaagtatcgaaattatcaatggaaaacttaggtgggtcgccccgaatgttcaaatggggatggggaaccggtatatcgggagatagaaaaggtggaggtactcgattgtagctctcacccccactagttcccctaggagatgcaatgggagatttgatagtgtttaagttatcaccttccacgggtttggtagatgagggtaattccgaagcatctccctcatctaacgcacccgtgtcctttacctctacactaggagccttaggaagggccggagtcaaaagctcggcaatcatctttttcatgctttccatttgggcttccatggaggacttcaacgaattgaagtcttccatggagaccgtcttggcggccccttccgaggactCCTCGTTCGGCAAACTCTTAGGCGgtgaagcccgaaataagagccgaggctctgataccaattgaaaggatcgtatgccgcactagagggggggggggtgaataggtgctaaccaatttttagttctttttcaatttaggcttgacacaaaggtaaattctctagatatgcaactaagtgaatttacctatatgacaaggttatcaactaagcaagatatagctacgcaatatataggagatagaatgggatagaggtaaccgagagtggagcacgcgatgacacggagatgattcccgtagttcccttcctttgcaagaaggtacgtctacgtttggaggagtgtggttgctacgcaagccaaaccaacagccacgaaggcttcactcggatctcccgtgagcaacgccacgaaggcctagcccacttccactaagggatttcctcgaggcggaaaccgggcctttacaatgttcttggggcacacatccacaaccaaattggaggctcccaaatctgtaacaacacaacaatcaacaacaacacatcaacacaaatcaactagggaaccaaataggaacactagcatgagatccctcaaacaaatgagggggaaatgaaaaacgcttcggtgaggatgtagatcggtggcttctccttcgaatctccaaagatcaagagatttggttgggggaggaaggagaacttgcaaatcttgtgtttcttgaggtggctctaatggaggtgaagcttggcagatttcttgtgcaatgattgagcaaaggggtaaggaagaagaagaggggtataaatacccctccccaaaatccagccgttgagcttttcggggggccggataatccggcctaagttagggccggataatccgccccccggataatccggcctccaggtacaaaaccatgacaatgtccgggcaattgtccggcccctatccagagaagcaattcttcaggtccttagccattttcgagggggccggatattcttgaaatatccggcccggataatccggccctgggacaaaaccgggacaatatccgggcaaatgttcggcccctatactgagctgcatttcctcaagtccttagccgaaattctgggggccggatattttggaaatatccggcccggattatccggcctgatgaacatttttgcaaaagctttttgacagcactgaccacatccaacacacatacaaatgtatctatgtaaaccctgtaccacttaaacaaccattagtgtatcacatacattgacatcaaacactcaaaacataatatgagagatgttctttcatctGTAGCGGTATGTCGGGAGTACATGATGGAGTTGACATTTTTCTCCTTTTCAAATTATATTTCTTATAtttacttatttatttattttattttcataaatttgtttttttcattCACAAAATTTTGCTAGATTTATTTTTAAATATGTTCATGATACAAACTATTTTGGTCATTGCGTAGATTTTTTTTGTTAGAGTATTTATTATTTTGAGCCaccaaaaaaaatacaagaaaaacaTGTTCATGTGGGTGAATGAATATTTTGTCTGACATTAATATTTGTACCTACTGTAACATTTTTTACAACTCATATAAATATTTTATATGGTCTATATGGAGAACATTTAGAAGTGGCTGAAATTTTTATATATTACATAATTAATTTTACATAAAGTATGTTTACATATTTCTTACCAAACTTGCATACATAAAAAATGTTTATGCATATACTTGAACAAATATTCATTTAAGAACAATATTAcaagtgaaaaataaaaaatacgtgCATTTTACACACAAGAGGAGTTCTTACAAAAGAAAATAGAATTGAAATAGCTAAGATAATGGAAACTGAAATAAAATATACAAAATGAAACATGCAGCATAAAACCTCCCTACCTTATCGGACCGGGTCAAGTAGTACTGAGAGTGTGAGGAAATACTCCTCATTACCCTGAGTAAGTGTTGATCTCGAATTTTTTTGGCACCCACAACATGGTGATTATTTGGGTTGAATGGTTTACACCATTCTGTTGAGTTGTGCTGTAAAGTGGTACATGATATTTTTCTTGACATATTGGTTTAACTCTTGGATTGAGCACCTATCTTACAGATTGTTTTGAGTGATAAATTTTGTGTAGCATTTCCCGTGAGGTGTGATAATTTAGGAGCCTACCAGCTTTCGACACAATTGGTTACATTTGATTTTGCAAAAGCGCACAGTGACATTTATTTGTCCGTAGTCATTTAGTTGTCGAAagctggagggggggggggggggaggcctAGGCCTGAGGAGAACAAGAGGACGAGATTAATCGCAGCACGAGATTAATCGCAGCTCCAGATTTGGTGCACCCATGCTTGCAACACTCGCCGAGACATCTCTGTGCCGCGCGCGGTCGCCTCGTTTCTTTACGTGCCACAAACATAGGAAGATAGCGAAACACAACTTAAGACCGTTTCCAGTAGCAAACAAGTCACATCTTATATGCCTTGTATTTCTTAAAAAAACCGGCCTCGCCTCTTTATTCTTCCCCTCATATGGCATCTAGGGAATGTTCTTCAGGTGCATCATAGGGGCTTCGTGTTGTGCCCTAGTATGGGCTTCTTACTTTTATCAATGGCAATGCGTTCGGCATGCTTCAGAACACTTATGTAAGAAGAGTTTTCATTCCTAGGATCATATATAAGAAAATCGATACCCGTGCCTATACACCTTGATGTTTCATTGCTTTACCTCATTGAGTGATTTCTCGTAGTAACCTTTCTCATCATCACCATCAAAAGTCTGATAAAAATCATCTTTTATGTGAAAGAATCTATATAATAATATTGCAATACCAATACCAAttgaaatacaaaaagaaaaaactgCATGTGAGAGGAGCCATATAACGATATTGCATGTGAAAGAAGCCATTTGATAATATTGCAGTACCATTACCATTACACGTCATTACACGACGCCGTTATGTCAAACACAAAACAAATAAATTGAACATGGGATTAAACTTCCTCCAAGAAAAAAACATGGGATTGTACTTAAGTAGTACTTCAATTTGACCAAAAACAGTATCCAGAAAATAAGGAAAAGAAAGGAAATAAAGTGGTGACCCCTGCCTTAGTCGTTAGTTGTCACACACATGTTTGGAAATTGTGATGATCGATCAGTTGAACCTGCTGCAGACCTTGCGAACCTCTCCCTGCGTGCCGGTGAGCACGTTGATCTCGCTGAGCTTGATGAGCGCCTGTGGGAAGAGCCAGGAGAAGTGGTCTGTGTTGGCGAGCCTGTCGACATGCCACTTAGTGGAGGAGCCATTGGCGTAGAGGTTCTGGTCGACGGAGAGCACGCCATGACGTCCCTGCAGTCTCTTGTAGTAGCTGTTGTCAATCCTGGAGACGCTGGATTGGGTGTCCAGGTACAGGATGTTGTTGTCCGACGAGGCTGTGTTGGGGCACACATACTTCTTGTACACGGCGACGTCGTCCGAGTGCAAGCTCGGGTCCGTCGCGCCGGTCTTGCCACCGTAGCTGTAAAGACGTGTCTTCTTGATCTTGCTGCAGTGCGTCACGCCCACCGTGTGCGCGCCTAGCAGAACCACCATGTCCAACTGGGTGAGGCCGAGACCGGCGAAGTAAGAGGTTGCCTGCGCGGCCGTATCCTCTTCACTGGGAAGCTTCACGTCGGCGGCACTGGACCGCCGCCTGTCCCTCCGCCCGGTGCGCACAGCGTACCTCTGCACACCAGCCAGAGCGGCTGCGTCCCTTGTGGCGAGGATCTCGATGTCGGAGCAAGACACGACGCCAGGACACCGCTTCTCGAGCTCTGTCTTGATAGTCGCGATTAGGTCGTAACCCTTCACGCTCAGGTTCGGCGTTGCCGTCTTTTCGGACCCCGGACCGTCGATCAAAAGCCCGCCGTCGCAGCCCTACATCATACATATAGGTAATTTATGTTCGCCGACCTATGCATTGAGCAGAAGATCAATGGCGACGTGCATACGCAATTGCAAGCACTAGAACAGTATCACGTACATTGATGGCGCATTCGTGGAACTGCAAGCGCAGGAGCTGGGCAACGATTGCGGCGTCACGGGCGACGCGGGTCTTGACGAGACCCTGCACGATTGTCTCCACGTCATTGGCGCCACACTTGCCCGTGTAGAACCCGCTCTTCAGCTGCGCGAGGCCGCCCGTGGCCAACCCCAGCACAGAGAGCACCACCACTAGCAACATCGTGCTCGTCTGTGCTGCTAGAGCCATTTCGTTGCCTAGCTTCTCTTGGAATTGTTTCTTGGCTCGATGGGGGGCTGTGAGAAGCTAATTACCTAGGCCTAGCTTACTTATAGAAATGTAGTTGCCTAATGAGGAGATGGCATGGTCACGCACTCACGCTAGCTAGcttgtagaattttgtttggtcatGGAGAGCACGTAGACACTTGGCCTGGATCGTTTTATTTGTTATGTAGCTGTGACTGAAATAGTATGAGCATTCATCGGTGTTTTTCTAGTTTTCCATCCATGGCAAGAAGTCAAGGTCTTCCCTAAACCAACAACATGTCAAAGTTGACAAACATTTTTTAGAATACAGCCTAGAAGCATACTAATTATATAGAAGAAAGGACGAAGAAAAGTCATGACGACCGATACAACGCCAAGTAGACTAAAACTCCACACACCCAACATGATAAAATGCCAAGGGGCAAACAACACACCAACAAAAACCTATTGATAAACGACCGCTTTGCCCAGCGTCGAACCACAAACGGCAAGAAGGAGAGCACCTGTTTTTAAGACCGCGTTAGGTACCAAGCAAGACACCAAGAAAGTGACAAAATTGTCAGGAACAAAGCTTTAATTTGAGGAGAGAGTTTCAGTTGTCAGTTATCCGATGGCTTCTTCAAAGTTACTAATTTTTTATGCAGCTATGGAGGTGGCCGTTGTGCGGGTGGAAGGACAAGGGTGGGATCGGCTTGTCTATTGCCTGTTGTCAGATTACTTTGTGTATGTATCCTTGGCTTAGTCTTCGATAACTTTTGTTCTACTATCTTTTGGTGGAAGATTGGTTCTTATTAATTTAGTACTAACAAACATGGTAATGTATATGATATATTTCTTCCCGTTATCCAAAGAAATCTTACATCGATTGGATTACTTTCGATCaacattcttttggcaaggaggtAGTGAGAAATAGAAATATCGGCTtactaaatggagtgttgtttgcCGCCCAAAATATCAAAGAGGGCTTGGTGTCATGACCTTGAGTTTAACAACAGGGCTCTGCAGGGTAAATGCCTCACCAAGCTACTCACTGAAGATGGTGTTTGGCAAACCATTCTGAGAAGAAAATATGTTGGCTCGCATGTGAGATTTATTGAAAActtggggattcacacttctggactGACCTTATATCAACGAAGAAGAATTTCTTTCCATATGGTTCCTCCTCTATTAAGGATGAACCTGAGATAAGGTTCTAGGATGATAAGTGGTTAGAAAAATACAACGGTCTGAGAATAATATCCAGCTTTGTACAATACTGTGTGTCACAAAGGTGATACCTTAGCTAAGGTGATGGAATCCTTCCCACCGAGTGTGATGTTTAGAAGAGACCTTGTCGGGCCCCAGCTTGCATCTTGGAATGCATTGCTATAGGGCCAGGCTTTCCTCCATTTATCGCGAGGGGCGGACGAGTTTTGTTTGAACCTAAATGAGAATGATAAATTCTTTGTGGATTTCATGTGTAGAGCGTTGATCCAGCCTATTGAACCGATAGTtaacaataagaagatttggtagATGAACATACCGCTTAAGACCAAGGTTTTCAcgcggtatcttcgtcgaggggttaCTCTCTCTATGGATAACCTTGCAAAATGGAACTAGCATGGAAGTAAACATTGTGTCTTTTGGCACCACGATAAGACAATAAAACACTTATTCTTCGTCCAGTTTGCAAGATCTATATATTCAATCATCTTAATAGGCTCTACCTTATACCTGCCACGTAGCGTTgtcaatatttttggcaattcacTTAATAGGGTGGATCATAGGTTTAAAATATTTATTAGGGTGGAGAGCTTGCcgctaagctttggttatgtagaaatgacaaggtttttaatgagaaaAAAATTCTCTCTTATGCAAGTTATCTACCGGTGCACCAGTTTGCTCCATTAATGGTCATCTCTTCACCGTATGGATAAGCATGAACTCTCTACATGGTTGAAGGACACGGAATGAGAATTTATTATCCAACATGAGTGTCGGCAAAATCTAAGGATTGGACCCCCACCACCTTAAGAGTCGATACAGTTTCATGATGACTTCGTGTATTGAGCCTTTTATTTTTGTATCACACTCTAGATGTTAAATAGCTATGTTCATGTTAGTTATACAGAGattgggtgtaatgcttaaaaaatTTAAGTACTAAAAtactttttattaaaaatatcatAATATTATTATGCCCGCGGCGTCTGTCTAGGGTTCATTATAATTAAGCTAGTTCTCGTTGATCGGAATGTTCCCACATCAGAGTTCACTATAGAAAAGAAATACGTAAACGGaacattctctctctctctctctccaattcTCACGCACCACATGCTAGATAGCAGATAGATGGTGCGGTTCAATTTTCTATTATATtgaccgccgcctcctcctctcccgcccccctcccgggcggcggcagAGGATCTACCCGTCCCGCTCCGAGCAGCCTCCCCCGGACCGCCGctcctcagccgccgctgctgccggcctcggccccggccctggccttggccccggctccagccccggccccggtctcggccacggcggcggtggcggcaccccttccgtcgaacgacgagggggaggagagggtttccacggtgGCGTTCCATGCGAGGcgatgaagcgccggtggaggaagccgggcggcatggctacttggccggggcctgatgctctccgtcggtagccatggaggattcagtggagcggtggcggcctccgcccccggtgacggttcaGCGGTGGTACTCATGATCcacgccgccgtcttcttccctggtgatccggcaggagggactggcggcgtgggggctgctggtcttactttgtttttggtggcggtcc includes:
- the LOC124690035 gene encoding peroxidase 57-like, translated to MALAAQTSTMLLVVVLSVLGLATGGLAQLKSGFYTGKCGANDVETIVQGLVKTRVARDAAIVAQLLRLQFHECAINGCDGGLLIDGPGSEKTATPNLSVKGYDLIATIKTELEKRCPGVVSCSDIEILATRDAAALAGVQRYAVRTGRRDRRRSSAADVKLPSEEDTAAQATSYFAGLGLTQLDMVVLLGAHTVGVTHCSKIKKTRLYSYGGKTGATDPSLHSDDVAVYKKYVCPNTASSDNNILYLDTQSSVSRIDNSYYKRLQGRHGVLSVDQNLYANGSSTKWHVDRLANTDHFSWLFPQALIKLSEINVLTGTQGEVRKVCSRFN